The Streptomyces achromogenes genome window below encodes:
- a CDS encoding alpha/beta hydrolase, producing MPHRTAATSRRAVTKAAAATGLAALFGARATTTAGATTTDRATATARTATRLGPRTVDVSVASPALGRRAPLRLILPTGFDARPERTYPVLYLLHGAHDDHTSWTRETDIEAFTEGRDLIVAMPDAGPTGIPSAWRGGPDYETFQVREVPALLARDYRASGVRAVAGVSTGGYGAMAHAARHPGTFAAAASYSGILDTTAPGVPPLVDAIVARENLLPPSLWGNPILNAPTWRDFNPRARAAGLRGTPLYVSSGSGVVGGAGDWLPEALESALWPSAHGFTGALALLGVAVTTHFYTGGGHSWTYWRREFTASWPMLARALGVPE from the coding sequence ATGCCGCACCGCACCGCCGCAACGTCCCGACGCGCCGTCACCAAAGCCGCCGCGGCCACAGGGCTGGCCGCCCTGTTCGGTGCCCGCGCCACCACGACGGCCGGCGCCACCACGACAGACCGGGCCACGGCGACGGCCCGGACCGCGACCCGGCTGGGACCGCGCACCGTCGACGTCTCCGTCGCCTCCCCCGCGCTGGGCCGCCGCGCGCCGTTGCGGCTGATCCTGCCCACCGGCTTCGACGCCCGGCCCGAGCGGACCTACCCCGTGCTGTATCTGCTGCACGGCGCCCACGACGACCACACGTCCTGGACCCGGGAGACCGACATCGAGGCCTTCACCGAGGGCCGCGACCTGATCGTGGCCATGCCCGACGCCGGCCCCACCGGCATCCCGTCCGCGTGGCGCGGCGGCCCCGACTACGAGACCTTCCAGGTGCGGGAGGTCCCGGCGCTCCTCGCCCGCGACTACCGGGCCTCCGGGGTGCGGGCCGTCGCCGGGGTCTCCACCGGCGGCTACGGGGCGATGGCGCACGCCGCCCGGCACCCGGGCACGTTCGCCGCCGCGGCCTCCTACAGCGGCATCCTCGACACCACCGCCCCCGGGGTGCCGCCCCTCGTGGACGCCATCGTGGCCCGCGAGAACCTGCTCCCCCCGTCGCTGTGGGGCAACCCGATCCTCAACGCCCCGACCTGGCGCGACTTCAATCCGCGGGCCCGCGCGGCCGGACTGCGGGGCACTCCCCTGTACGTGTCGAGCGGCAGCGGGGTGGTCGGCGGCGCCGGCGACTGGCTGCCGGAGGCGCTGGAGAGCGCGCTGTGGCCCTCGGCGCACGGTTTCACCGGCGCGCTGGCGCTCCTCGGCGTCGCGGTCACCACCCACTTCTACACGGGAGGAGGACACAGCTGGACCTACTGGCGACGGGAGTTCACCGCCTCCTGGCCGATGCTCGCCCGTGCGCTGGGGGTGCCGGAATGA
- a CDS encoding PucR family transcriptional regulator: MAVPAPRGEPVGPRTAPVPPDLAELLRSDLEGVADEVEEEVRRQVPEYGGPAAAVQGRHIRSGVVQALTLFVDHIADPRGQDAAIAATYYELGRGEALEGRSLDALQSALRVGGLHAWRRLSRTAEEVGLDSTAVAALGELAFRTVHEVAEAAAAGYAEARSRSADELERRRRRLLDLLLGEGPVSPEAVQELAHAARWRVPSQVAVVVLAASADPNAQDPPPATPGALVDMGSRPPRVLVPDPEGAGRFGGRAFVLGLQGRPAAIGPTVPVAEAAHSLRWATRALGLMGRGVLPRQGVVRCADHLSTLLLHSDEPLLGHLAERTLSPLDAVSEGQRARLAETLLAWLLSGSNVPDVAARLHIHPQTVRYRLRQLEKLFGDALHDPGARLDLILALRSTAAHGDTRRTLTSEQ; the protein is encoded by the coding sequence GTGGCTGTCCCCGCTCCGCGCGGCGAACCCGTCGGCCCCCGAACCGCTCCGGTTCCGCCGGACCTGGCCGAGCTGCTTCGCTCCGACCTCGAAGGCGTGGCCGACGAAGTGGAGGAAGAGGTCCGCAGACAGGTCCCCGAGTACGGGGGGCCCGCCGCCGCGGTCCAGGGCCGCCACATCAGGTCCGGCGTGGTCCAGGCGCTCACCCTGTTCGTCGACCACATCGCCGACCCGCGGGGCCAGGACGCCGCTATCGCCGCGACGTACTACGAACTCGGCCGCGGTGAAGCCCTCGAGGGACGCAGCCTCGACGCGCTGCAGTCGGCGTTGCGCGTGGGCGGCCTGCACGCCTGGCGGCGGCTGAGCCGCACGGCCGAGGAGGTCGGGCTGGACTCGACGGCCGTGGCCGCCCTCGGCGAACTGGCCTTCAGGACGGTGCACGAGGTCGCGGAGGCGGCCGCCGCCGGATACGCCGAAGCCCGGTCCCGCAGCGCCGACGAGCTGGAGCGGCGTCGCCGGCGCCTGCTCGACCTCCTGCTGGGCGAGGGGCCGGTGTCCCCTGAGGCGGTGCAGGAGCTGGCGCACGCCGCACGCTGGCGGGTGCCCTCGCAGGTCGCGGTCGTCGTGCTCGCGGCAAGCGCCGACCCCAACGCACAGGACCCGCCGCCGGCGACGCCCGGGGCGCTGGTGGACATGGGGTCACGGCCGCCGCGGGTGCTGGTCCCGGACCCGGAGGGCGCGGGCCGGTTCGGCGGCCGGGCGTTCGTCCTCGGTCTGCAGGGACGCCCGGCGGCGATCGGCCCGACGGTCCCGGTCGCCGAGGCCGCGCACTCGCTGCGCTGGGCCACCCGCGCGCTCGGGCTGATGGGCCGCGGGGTGCTGCCCCGGCAGGGCGTGGTGCGCTGCGCCGACCATCTGTCGACGCTGCTCCTGCACAGCGACGAACCGCTGCTCGGCCACCTCGCGGAGCGCACCCTCTCACCCCTGGACGCCGTCTCCGAGGGGCAGCGGGCCAGGCTTGCCGAGACGCTGCTGGCCTGGCTGCTGAGCGGCAGCAACGTGCCCGACGTGGCCGCCCGGCTGCACATCCACCCGCAGACGGTCCGCTACCGGCTGCGTCAACTGGAGAAGCTGTTCGGCGACGCCCTGCACGACCCCGGCGCCCGGCTGGACCTGATCCTCGCCCTGCGCTCCACGGCCGCACACGGCGACACAAGGCGGACACTAACTTCGGAACAATAA
- a CDS encoding cutinase family protein: protein MRIRLCLAALSLVGGVGLTALSAPAASAAACSDIDVVAARGTFEPGTLGLIVGDPVYSALQRKLTGKKLSSYAVNYPADLSLTSAAQGNADLVNHVKAQAAACPAQRFLLVGYSQGANVVDNSLGISSAGAVVGSPIVATLPAAVEPKVAAVLLFGNPIRALGKSVTGVYQSRTIDFCADGDPICENGGDDVLAHLGYTSDAGAAATFAASRV, encoded by the coding sequence ATGCGTATTCGCCTGTGCCTCGCCGCGCTCTCCCTCGTCGGCGGGGTCGGACTGACCGCCCTCTCGGCACCCGCGGCATCCGCCGCCGCCTGCTCGGACATCGACGTCGTGGCAGCTCGCGGCACCTTCGAGCCGGGCACGCTCGGCCTGATCGTCGGCGACCCGGTGTATTCCGCCCTGCAGAGGAAACTGACGGGAAAGAAACTCTCCAGCTATGCGGTGAACTATCCCGCCGACCTTTCCCTGACGTCCGCCGCGCAGGGAAACGCCGATCTCGTGAACCACGTCAAGGCGCAGGCCGCAGCCTGTCCCGCCCAGCGTTTCCTGCTCGTCGGATATTCGCAGGGCGCGAACGTCGTCGACAACTCCCTCGGCATCAGCAGCGCCGGCGCGGTGGTGGGCAGCCCCATCGTGGCGACCCTCCCCGCGGCCGTCGAGCCGAAGGTCGCCGCGGTCCTGCTGTTCGGCAACCCGATCCGGGCGCTCGGCAAGAGCGTCACCGGCGTCTACCAGAGCCGCACCATCGACTTCTGCGCCGACGGCGACCCCATCTGCGAGAACGGCGGGGACGACGTGCTGGCGCACCTCGGCTACACCTCCGACGCCGGCGCGGCGGCCACGTTCGCCGCGAGCAGGGTCTGA
- a CDS encoding DUF4177 domain-containing protein, protein MSNPHALEYKVVTFRESLIGDALDSDKLEKVLNKHAEDGWALKAITSADVKGRIGPGAVEGLLLTLERPRR, encoded by the coding sequence ATGAGCAACCCGCACGCACTCGAGTACAAGGTCGTCACCTTCCGGGAGTCGCTGATCGGCGACGCGCTGGACAGCGACAAGCTGGAGAAGGTGCTCAACAAGCACGCCGAGGACGGCTGGGCCCTGAAGGCGATCACCTCCGCCGACGTCAAGGGCCGCATCGGTCCCGGCGCGGTCGAGGGCCTGCTCCTCACCCTGGAGCGTCCGCGGCGCTGA
- a CDS encoding DEAD/DEAH box helicase, with the protein MRAPRGRFSVSRSARTNDRFRPQGRGRPGAAPGGGGRRPAVQQGEFAPPDTLTPALPAVATFGELDLPAELLSTLTELGVHEPFPIQAATLPNSLAGRDVLGRGRTGSGKTLAFGLALLVRTAGQRAEARKPLALVLVPTRELAQQVTDALTPYARLLKLRLATVVGGMSIGRQAGALRAGAEVVVATPGRLADLVERKDCRLDRVKITVLDEADQMADMGFMPQVTELLDQVRPDGQRMLFSATLDRNIDLLVRQYLHDPVVHSVDPSAGAVTTMEHHVLHVHGADKYAAATEIAARDGRVLMFLDTKHAVDQFTRHLLGSGVKAAALHGGKSQPQRTRTLAQFKTGHVTVLVATNVAARGIHIDDLDLVVNVDPPADHKDYLHRGGRTARAGESGSVVTLVLPNQRRDMARLLSDAGIRPQVTQVRSGEAELSRITGAQAPSGVPLPGSGSAAERPKRGGAPFRGMGARPGRAGGDSRRSAEARQIAEARKAARIRRGA; encoded by the coding sequence ATGCGTGCCCCTCGAGGAAGGTTCTCCGTGAGCCGTTCAGCTCGCACGAACGACCGTTTCCGGCCGCAGGGCCGCGGGCGCCCCGGCGCCGCTCCGGGTGGCGGCGGACGTCGTCCCGCCGTGCAGCAGGGGGAGTTCGCGCCGCCGGACACCCTCACCCCGGCACTTCCCGCCGTCGCGACCTTCGGCGAACTGGACCTGCCCGCCGAATTGCTGAGCACGCTCACCGAACTCGGTGTGCACGAGCCGTTCCCCATCCAGGCCGCCACCCTGCCCAACTCCCTCGCGGGGCGCGACGTCCTGGGCCGCGGGCGGACCGGGTCCGGCAAGACGCTCGCCTTCGGCCTGGCGCTTCTGGTGCGCACGGCGGGACAGCGTGCCGAGGCGCGCAAGCCGCTGGCCCTGGTCCTCGTCCCGACGCGCGAACTGGCCCAGCAGGTCACCGACGCGCTCACCCCGTACGCCCGGTTGCTGAAGCTGCGGCTCGCCACGGTGGTCGGCGGCATGTCGATCGGCCGGCAGGCCGGTGCGCTGCGCGCCGGGGCCGAGGTCGTCGTCGCTACGCCGGGCCGCCTCGCGGACCTCGTCGAGCGCAAGGACTGCCGTCTGGACCGGGTGAAGATCACCGTCCTCGACGAGGCCGACCAGATGGCCGACATGGGCTTCATGCCCCAGGTCACCGAACTTCTGGACCAGGTACGCCCCGACGGCCAGCGCATGCTGTTCTCGGCCACTCTGGACCGCAACATCGACCTCCTGGTCCGCCAGTACCTCCATGACCCGGTCGTGCACTCGGTCGACCCCTCGGCGGGTGCGGTCACCACGATGGAGCACCACGTGCTGCACGTGCACGGCGCCGACAAGTACGCCGCCGCCACCGAGATCGCCGCGCGCGACGGACGCGTGCTCATGTTCCTGGACACCAAGCACGCGGTGGACCAGTTCACCAGGCACCTGCTGGGCAGCGGCGTGAAGGCCGCGGCACTGCACGGCGGCAAGTCCCAGCCCCAGCGCACCCGCACCCTGGCCCAGTTCAAGACCGGTCATGTGACGGTGCTGGTGGCCACCAACGTCGCGGCCCGGGGCATCCACATCGACGATCTCGACCTCGTCGTCAACGTGGACCCGCCCGCCGACCACAAGGACTATCTGCACCGCGGCGGACGCACCGCCCGCGCCGGCGAGTCGGGCAGCGTGGTCACGCTGGTGCTGCCCAACCAGCGCCGGGACATGGCCCGCCTCCTGTCCGACGCGGGCATCAGGCCGCAGGTCACGCAGGTCCGTTCGGGCGAGGCCGAGCTCAGCCGCATCACCGGCGCCCAGGCTCCCTCCGGCGTCCCGCTCCCCGGCAGCGGATCGGCCGCCGAGCGACCGAAGCGGGGCGGGGCCCCCTTCCGCGGCATGGGCGCCCGGCCCGGGAGGGCCGGCGGCGACTCCCGCCGGTCCGCCGAGGCACGCCAGATCGCCGAGGCGCGCAAGGCGGCCCGGATCCGCCGCGGCGCATAG
- a CDS encoding cold-shock protein, producing the protein MATGTVKWFNSEKGFGFIEQDGGGPDVFAHYSNIATQGFRELQEGQKVNFDVTQGQKGPQAENITPA; encoded by the coding sequence ATGGCTACTGGCACCGTCAAGTGGTTCAACTCGGAAAAGGGCTTCGGCTTCATCGAGCAGGACGGCGGCGGCCCCGACGTCTTCGCCCACTACTCGAACATCGCCACCCAGGGCTTCCGTGAGCTCCAGGAAGGCCAGAAGGTGAACTTCGACGTCACGCAGGGCCAGAAGGGCCCGCAGGCGGAGAACATCACTCCCGCCTGA
- a CDS encoding secondary thiamine-phosphate synthase enzyme YjbQ: MSDAFTTRVLHVSSGSRERVVDLTGDCEEFLREAADGRDGLLNVFVPHATAGVAIMETGAGSDDDLLTALHTLLPADDRWQHRHGSPGHGRDHVLPALVPPHATLPVVDGRLELGTWQSVCLVDTNRDNADRQVRLSFLGR, encoded by the coding sequence ATGTCAGACGCGTTCACCACCCGAGTCCTCCATGTGTCCTCCGGCTCCCGGGAGAGGGTCGTCGACCTCACCGGTGACTGTGAGGAGTTCCTGCGTGAGGCGGCCGACGGTCGCGACGGCCTCCTGAACGTCTTCGTGCCGCACGCCACGGCCGGCGTCGCGATCATGGAGACGGGCGCCGGCAGCGACGACGACCTGCTGACCGCCCTGCACACACTCCTGCCGGCCGACGACCGTTGGCAACACCGGCACGGAAGCCCCGGCCACGGCCGCGACCACGTGCTGCCGGCCCTGGTCCCGCCCCATGCGACCCTGCCGGTCGTGGACGGGAGGCTGGAACTCGGCACCTGGCAGTCCGTGTGCCTGGTGGACACGAACCGTGACAACGCGGACCGCCAGGTGCGTCTGAGCTTCCTGGGTCGGTGA
- a CDS encoding NAD(P)-binding domain-containing protein — MNNVREVEVVVIGAGQAGLAGAYHLRRSGFEPERDFVVLDHAPAPGGAWQFRWPSLTYGKVHGMHALPGMELTGADPSRPSSEVVAEYFDAYERAFGLRVRRPVDVRAVRDGADGRLLVETSDGAWSTRALINATGTWDRPFWPRYPGQETFRGRQLHTARYPGPEPFAGRRVVVVGGGASGTQHLLELAPYAAATTWVTRRPPVFREGPFDEGAGRAAVALVEERVRQGLPPKSVVSVTGLPLNDAIRQGLADGVLDRLPMFDRITPDGVIWDDGRQVAADVIVWATGFRAAVDHLAPLRLREPGGGIRLEGTRAVADPRVHLVGYGPSASTIGANRAGRSAVRDIRRLLAREPVAAA, encoded by the coding sequence GTGAACAACGTGCGTGAGGTCGAGGTGGTCGTCATCGGGGCGGGTCAGGCCGGTCTGGCCGGGGCCTACCACCTACGGCGCAGCGGTTTCGAGCCGGAGCGCGACTTCGTGGTGCTCGACCACGCCCCCGCGCCGGGCGGCGCGTGGCAGTTCCGGTGGCCGTCGCTGACCTACGGCAAGGTGCACGGGATGCACGCACTGCCCGGCATGGAGCTGACCGGCGCCGACCCGTCCCGGCCGTCCTCCGAGGTGGTCGCCGAGTACTTCGACGCCTATGAGCGCGCCTTCGGCCTGCGCGTGCGGCGGCCCGTCGACGTGCGGGCCGTACGGGACGGCGCCGACGGGCGGCTGCTGGTCGAGACCTCCGACGGCGCATGGTCCACGCGGGCGCTGATCAACGCGACCGGCACCTGGGACCGGCCGTTCTGGCCGCGCTATCCGGGTCAGGAGACCTTCCGCGGACGGCAGTTGCACACCGCTCGCTACCCGGGCCCCGAGCCGTTCGCCGGACGGCGGGTGGTCGTGGTGGGCGGCGGCGCGTCCGGCACGCAGCACCTCCTGGAGCTCGCGCCGTACGCGGCGGCCACCACGTGGGTGACGCGGCGGCCTCCGGTCTTCCGTGAGGGACCCTTCGACGAGGGCGCGGGCCGCGCCGCCGTCGCGCTCGTGGAGGAGCGGGTGCGGCAGGGGCTGCCGCCGAAGAGCGTGGTCTCGGTGACCGGGCTGCCGCTGAACGACGCGATCAGGCAGGGGCTGGCCGACGGGGTGCTGGACCGGCTGCCCATGTTCGACCGGATCACCCCGGACGGCGTGATCTGGGACGACGGCCGGCAGGTCGCCGCCGACGTGATCGTCTGGGCGACCGGCTTCCGCGCCGCCGTCGACCATCTCGCGCCGTTGCGGCTGCGGGAGCCGGGCGGCGGGATCCGCCTCGAGGGCACGCGCGCGGTCGCCGATCCACGCGTCCACCTCGTCGGCTACGGACCGTCGGCCAGCACCATCGGCGCCAACCGGGCCGGGCGCTCCGCCGTACGGGACATCCGGCGGCTGCTGGCGCGGGAGCCGGTCGCTGCTGCCTGA
- the mltG gene encoding endolytic transglycosylase MltG encodes MHMNTPPRSTIRLTRRGRLVLIATGAVVAGAAVAVPLLSVETPQEKAAEAPPTLVVPEGWRASQVYEAVDKALALTPGTTRKALPGAGLKLPNDAAGNPEGYLFPATYPLDKNSTPQTLLTYMVATANKRFSGAPVAAGAQRNALNVYQAVIVASLVQAEAATKADMGKVARVVYNRLERGMPLQMDSTINYALNRSTLKTTESDTRIESPYNSYQRMGLPPTPIDNPGEEAMRAALSPTPGDWLYFVTVRPGDTRFTSSFVEHQRNVAEFNRRQSPRATPQMSPAKTPRSTSAAAR; translated from the coding sequence ATGCACATGAACACTCCGCCACGGAGCACGATTCGACTGACGCGCCGGGGCCGTCTCGTCCTCATCGCGACCGGAGCCGTCGTGGCCGGCGCCGCCGTGGCGGTGCCGCTGCTGAGCGTCGAGACGCCGCAGGAGAAGGCGGCCGAGGCGCCGCCCACCCTGGTCGTCCCCGAGGGCTGGCGGGCGAGCCAGGTCTACGAGGCCGTGGACAAGGCGCTCGCGCTGACCCCTGGCACCACCAGAAAGGCGCTGCCGGGAGCCGGTCTGAAGCTGCCGAACGATGCCGCGGGCAACCCCGAGGGCTATCTCTTCCCGGCGACGTACCCCCTGGACAAGAACTCGACGCCGCAGACGCTGCTCACGTACATGGTCGCCACCGCGAACAAGAGGTTCAGCGGAGCGCCCGTCGCGGCCGGCGCCCAGCGCAACGCCCTGAACGTCTATCAGGCGGTCATCGTCGCCAGCCTCGTCCAGGCCGAGGCCGCCACCAAGGCGGACATGGGCAAGGTGGCCCGGGTCGTCTACAACCGCCTCGAACGCGGCATGCCGTTGCAGATGGACTCGACCATCAACTACGCGCTGAACCGCTCCACCCTGAAGACGACCGAGAGCGACACCCGCATCGAGAGCCCCTACAACTCCTACCAGCGCATGGGTCTGCCGCCCACCCCGATCGACAACCCCGGCGAGGAGGCGATGCGCGCCGCCCTCAGTCCGACGCCGGGCGACTGGCTGTACTTCGTCACGGTGAGGCCCGGTGACACGCGTTTCACGTCGAGCTTCGTGGAGCACCAGCGCAACGTCGCCGAGTTCAACCGCCGGCAGAGCCCTCGGGCGACTCCGCAAATGAGCCCTGCGAAGACTCCGAGGAGCACTTCGGCGGCGGCGCGATGA
- a CDS encoding ABC transporter ATP-binding protein, with product MPRDHIDWTPSPGAAPDQPRQVRRILRLFKPYRARLAVVGLLVAASSLVAVATPFLLKETLDVAIPQGRTGLLSLLALGMIFSALLSGVFGVLQTLISTTVGQRVMHDLRTAVYGRLQRMSLAFFTRTRTGEVQSRIANDIGGMQATVTSTATSLVSNFTSVVATIIAMVALDWRLTVVSLVLLPVFVWISRRVGNERKKITTQRQKQMAAMAATVTESLSVSGILLGRTMGRADSLTRSFAAESEQLVDLEVRSNMAGRWRMAVIGIVMSAMPAVIYWTAGMTLQVGGPDVSLGTIVAFVSLQQGLFRPAVSLLSTGVQIQTSLALFQRIFEYLDLPIDITEREEPVRLDHVKGELRFEDVTFRYDDKGEPVLDGVDVTVPAGGSLAVVGPTGAGKSTLGYLVPRLYDVTGGRVTLDGVDVRDLDFDTLARAVGVVSQETYLFHATVGDNLRFAKPDATDEELYAAARAAQIHDHISALPDGYDTVVGERGHRFSGGEKQRLAIARTILRDPPVLILDEATSALDTRTERAVQEAIDALSANRTTLTIAHRLSTIRGADQIVVLDSGQVAERGTHEELLALAGRYAALVRRDARLEPTR from the coding sequence ATGCCCCGCGACCACATCGACTGGACCCCCTCGCCCGGCGCCGCGCCCGACCAGCCCCGGCAGGTGCGCCGCATCCTCAGACTCTTCAAGCCCTACCGCGCCCGCCTCGCGGTGGTCGGCCTCCTGGTCGCCGCCTCGTCGCTGGTCGCCGTGGCCACCCCGTTCCTGCTGAAGGAGACGCTCGACGTCGCCATCCCCCAGGGGCGCACCGGCCTGCTCAGTCTGCTCGCCCTCGGCATGATCTTCAGCGCCCTCCTCAGCGGAGTCTTCGGCGTCCTGCAGACGCTGATCTCCACGACCGTGGGCCAGCGCGTCATGCACGATCTGCGCACCGCCGTCTACGGGCGTCTGCAGCGCATGTCCCTCGCCTTCTTCACGCGTACGCGTACCGGCGAGGTGCAGTCCCGCATCGCCAACGACATCGGCGGCATGCAGGCCACCGTCACCTCCACCGCCACGTCCCTGGTATCCAACTTCACCAGCGTGGTCGCCACGATCATCGCGATGGTCGCGCTCGACTGGCGGCTGACGGTCGTCTCCCTGGTCCTGCTGCCCGTCTTCGTGTGGATCAGCCGCCGCGTCGGCAACGAACGCAAGAAGATCACCACCCAGCGGCAGAAGCAGATGGCCGCGATGGCCGCCACGGTCACCGAGTCGCTGTCGGTCAGCGGCATCCTGCTGGGCCGCACCATGGGCCGCGCCGACTCCCTCACCCGGTCCTTCGCGGCGGAGTCGGAGCAGCTCGTCGACCTCGAGGTGCGGTCGAACATGGCCGGCCGCTGGCGCATGGCCGTGATCGGGATCGTCATGTCCGCCATGCCGGCCGTCATCTACTGGACGGCGGGCATGACGCTCCAGGTCGGCGGCCCCGACGTGTCGCTGGGCACCATCGTCGCCTTCGTCTCGCTCCAGCAGGGCCTGTTCCGGCCCGCCGTCAGCCTGCTGTCGACCGGCGTGCAGATCCAGACCTCCCTGGCGCTCTTCCAGCGCATCTTCGAATACCTCGACCTGCCCATAGACATCACCGAGCGCGAGGAACCGGTCCGCCTCGACCACGTCAAGGGCGAACTCCGCTTCGAGGACGTCACCTTCCGGTACGACGACAAGGGCGAGCCCGTCCTCGACGGCGTCGACGTCACCGTCCCGGCCGGCGGCAGCCTCGCCGTCGTGGGTCCGACCGGCGCCGGCAAGTCGACGCTCGGCTATCTGGTGCCGCGTCTGTACGACGTGACCGGGGGCCGGGTCACCCTCGACGGCGTCGACGTGCGCGACCTCGACTTCGACACGCTCGCCCGCGCGGTCGGCGTCGTCTCGCAGGAGACGTACCTCTTCCACGCGACGGTCGGCGACAACCTGCGCTTCGCGAAGCCGGACGCCACCGACGAGGAGCTGTACGCGGCGGCGCGAGCGGCGCAGATCCACGACCACATCTCGGCGCTGCCCGACGGCTACGACACGGTCGTCGGCGAACGCGGTCACCGGTTCTCCGGGGGCGAGAAGCAGCGCCTGGCGATCGCCCGCACGATCCTGCGCGATCCGCCGGTGCTGATCCTCGACGAGGCGACCAGCGCCCTGGACACCCGCACGGAGCGCGCCGTCCAGGAGGCCATCGACGCGCTCTCGGCCAACCGCACCACGCTCACCATCGCCCACCGCCTGTCCACCATTCGGGGCGCCGACCAGATCGTCGTCCTCGACTCGGGCCAGGTGGCCGAACGGGGCACGCACGAGGAGCTGTTGGCGCTGGCCGGCCGGTACGCGGCCCTGGTGCGCCGAGACGCACGACTGGAGCCGACAAGATGA
- a CDS encoding MarR family winged helix-turn-helix transcriptional regulator, whose protein sequence is MTTPDSDGLLAEQLLRLTRRVHRIQKRHLQQSGLGVTPAQSRLLRTLAHCDAPPRMADLAARLEVVPRAVTTLVDGLEASGKVRRAPDPTNRRVIRIELTDDGRAALRELQGAKRSAAEEILDPLTDLERQVLSGLLDALVGVGDPAEPGRGAPHAERPPGPNC, encoded by the coding sequence ATGACCACCCCCGATTCCGACGGCCTGCTAGCCGAGCAGCTGCTGCGGCTCACGCGTCGGGTGCACCGCATCCAGAAGCGCCATCTGCAGCAGAGCGGGCTCGGCGTCACCCCGGCCCAGTCCCGGTTGCTGCGCACGCTGGCGCACTGCGACGCGCCGCCGCGCATGGCCGACCTCGCCGCGCGGCTGGAGGTGGTGCCCCGGGCCGTCACGACACTGGTCGACGGGCTGGAGGCGAGCGGCAAGGTGCGGCGGGCGCCCGACCCCACCAACCGCCGGGTCATCAGGATCGAGCTCACCGACGACGGCCGCGCGGCCCTGCGGGAGTTGCAGGGCGCGAAGAGGTCCGCCGCGGAGGAGATCCTGGATCCGCTGACGGACCTCGAGCGCCAGGTCCTGAGCGGACTGCTGGACGCCCTGGTGGGCGTGGGCGACCCGGCGGAACCGGGGCGCGGGGCGCCCCACGCGGAGCGGCCCCCGGGCCCGAACTGCTGA